Proteins found in one Loxodonta africana isolate mLoxAfr1 chromosome 21, mLoxAfr1.hap2, whole genome shotgun sequence genomic segment:
- the CLEC3A gene encoding C-type lectin domain family 3 member A, with product MAKNGLIVCILVVTLLLDQTTSHTSKLKARKHSKRRAKDDGDLKTQVEKLWREVNALKEIQALQTVCLRGTKVQKKCYLASDGLKNFHEANEDCISKGGTLVVPRNSDEISSLLDYGKKSLPGVNDFWLGINDMAAEGKFRDVNGIAISFLNWDRAQPNGGKRENCVLFSQSAQGKWNVEVCGSSKRYICEFIIP from the exons ATGGCAAAGAATGGACTTATAGTTTGCATCCTGGTTGTCACCTTGCTCCTGGATCAGACCACCAGCCACACATCTAAATTAAAAGCCAGGAAGCACAGCAAACGCCGAGCGAAAG ATGATGGAGACCTGAAGACCCAAGTTGAAAAGCTCTGGAGAGAAGTCAATGCCCTGAAGGAAATTCAGGCCTTGCAGACAG TCTGTCTCCGAGGCACGAAAGTTCAAAAGAAATGCTACCTTGCTTCAGACGGCTTGAAGAATTTCCACGAAGCCAATGAAGACTGCATCTCCAAGGGAGGGACCTTGGTAGTCCCCAGAAACTCGGACGAAATCAGTTCCCTCCTAGACTACGGTAAGAAGAGCCTGCCCGGTGTCAATGACTTCTGGTTGGGTATCAACGACATGGCCGCCGAAGGCAAGTTTCGTGATGTCAATGGAATTGCCATCTCCTTCCTGAACTGGGACCGTGCTCAGCCTAATGGTGGCAAACGGGAAAATTGTGTCCTGTTCTCCCAGTCAGCTCAGGGCAAGTGGAATGTGGAGGTCTGCGGTAGCAGCAAGAGATACATATGCGAGTTTATTATCCCTTAA